From one Streptomyces mobaraensis genomic stretch:
- the pgsA gene encoding phosphatidylinositol phosphate synthase, with the protein MLNKYARAFFTRVLTPFAALLIRLGVSPDAVTLIGTGGVVAGALVFYPMGEFFWGTVTITLFVFSDLVDGNMARQLGRSSRWGAFLDSTLDRVADAAIFGGLALWYASYEGHSILLCAVSIFCLASGQVVSYTKARGESIGLPVKVNGLVERAERLVISLVACGLSGLHAFGVPGIQVLLPIALWIVAAGSLVTLIQRVVTVRREAAEADAALPAGGGETG; encoded by the coding sequence ATGCTGAACAAGTACGCGCGTGCGTTCTTCACGCGTGTTCTCACGCCGTTCGCCGCCCTGCTCATCCGCCTCGGCGTCAGTCCCGACGCGGTGACCCTCATCGGTACCGGTGGTGTGGTGGCGGGAGCGCTGGTCTTCTACCCCATGGGCGAGTTCTTCTGGGGCACGGTCACCATCACCCTCTTCGTCTTCTCCGACCTGGTCGACGGCAACATGGCGCGGCAGCTCGGCCGCTCCAGCCGGTGGGGGGCGTTCCTCGACTCCACGCTGGACCGGGTGGCCGACGCGGCCATCTTCGGCGGCCTCGCCCTCTGGTACGCGAGCTACGAGGGGCACAGCATCCTGCTGTGCGCGGTGTCGATCTTCTGCCTCGCCAGCGGCCAGGTGGTGTCGTACACCAAGGCGCGCGGGGAGAGCATCGGCCTCCCGGTGAAGGTCAACGGTCTGGTCGAGCGGGCCGAGCGGCTGGTCATCTCGCTGGTGGCGTGCGGGCTCTCCGGGCTGCACGCGTTCGGCGTCCCGGGCATCCAGGTGCTGCTGCCGATCGCGTTGTGGATCGTGGCCGCGGGCAGTCTCGTGACACTGATCCAGCGCGTGGTGACCGTCCGCCGCGAGGCGGCCGAGGCGGACGCCGCGCTGCCGGCGGGAGGGGGAGAGACCGGGTGA
- a CDS encoding elongation factor G-like protein EF-G2 encodes MGEKTNHTGHPGAAGRAAAADRPGDLRNVVLVGHSGSGKTTLVEALALATGAVTRAGRVEDGAALSDYDEIEHRQQRSVQLSVVPVEWSGIRINLLDTPGYADFVGELRAGLRAADAALFVVSAAEGGEGVSGATRALWEECAAVGMPRAIVVTHLEAARADFDAMTETCRAVFGGDSPESVLPLYLPVHGPEGPDGHRPVTGLTGLLSRRVFDYAAGERTEAEPGPDLLPVLEEARNRLIEGIIAESEDETLMDRYLGGEDIDVKTLIEDLERAVARGSFHPVLPAAPAVDGARQGLGTVELLELVTGGFPTPAEREIPAVTGLDGAPLPALSCDPAGPLAAEVIRTASDPYVGRISLVRVFSGTLRPDETVHVSGHGLTDRGHEDHEADERVGALSSPFGKQQRPLPQAVAGDIACVAKLARAETGDTLSSPARPLRMEPWLMPDPLLPVAIQAHSKADEDKLSQGLSRLVAEDPTMRLEHNRHTHQVVLWCLGEAHRDVALERLRSRYGVQVDVVPHRVELRETFGGKAAGRGRHVKQSGGHGQFAICEIEVEPLPGGSGIEFVDKVVGGAVPRQFIPSVEKGVRAQAVKGVVAGCPLVDVRVTLLDGKAHSVDSSDAAFQTAGALALREAAAAARVHLLEPVAEVRVLVADEFVGPVMSDLSGRRGRVVGTEQSPGGRTLIRAEVPELEIGRYAVDLRSLSHGTGRFSRSYARHEPMPQQVAERVREQQQNGA; translated from the coding sequence ATGGGCGAGAAGACGAACCACACCGGTCACCCCGGGGCCGCCGGCAGAGCAGCGGCGGCCGACCGGCCCGGCGACCTACGCAACGTGGTGCTGGTCGGCCACAGCGGTTCCGGCAAGACGACCCTCGTGGAGGCACTGGCCCTGGCCACCGGCGCGGTCACCCGCGCGGGCCGGGTCGAGGACGGCGCCGCCCTCTCCGACTACGACGAGATCGAGCACCGCCAGCAGCGCTCGGTGCAGTTGTCGGTGGTCCCGGTGGAGTGGTCGGGCATCAGGATCAATCTGCTGGACACCCCCGGCTACGCCGACTTCGTCGGGGAGTTGCGGGCCGGGCTGCGGGCGGCCGACGCCGCGCTCTTCGTGGTGTCGGCGGCGGAGGGCGGCGAGGGCGTCTCCGGCGCCACCCGCGCCCTGTGGGAGGAGTGCGCGGCCGTGGGCATGCCGCGCGCGATCGTGGTGACGCACCTGGAGGCGGCGCGGGCGGACTTCGACGCCATGACGGAGACCTGCCGCGCCGTCTTCGGCGGCGACTCCCCCGAGAGCGTGCTGCCGCTCTACCTCCCGGTGCACGGCCCCGAGGGCCCCGACGGGCACCGGCCCGTCACCGGCCTGACCGGTCTGCTGTCCCGCCGCGTCTTCGACTACGCGGCCGGCGAGCGCACCGAGGCGGAGCCGGGCCCGGACCTGCTGCCGGTGCTGGAGGAGGCCCGCAACCGGCTCATCGAGGGGATCATCGCCGAGAGCGAGGACGAGACCCTCATGGACCGCTACCTCGGCGGCGAGGACATCGACGTCAAGACCCTGATCGAGGATCTGGAACGGGCGGTGGCGCGCGGCTCGTTCCACCCCGTGCTGCCCGCCGCCCCCGCCGTGGACGGCGCCCGCCAGGGGCTGGGCACGGTGGAGCTGCTGGAGCTGGTCACCGGCGGCTTCCCCACCCCGGCCGAGCGCGAGATCCCGGCGGTCACCGGGCTCGACGGCGCCCCGCTGCCCGCGCTGTCCTGCGACCCGGCCGGTCCGCTCGCGGCCGAGGTGATCAGGACCGCCTCCGACCCGTACGTCGGCCGGATCTCGCTGGTCCGCGTCTTCTCGGGCACCCTGCGCCCCGACGAGACCGTGCACGTCTCGGGCCACGGCCTCACGGACCGGGGGCACGAGGACCACGAGGCGGACGAGCGGGTCGGCGCCCTCTCGTCCCCGTTCGGCAAGCAGCAGCGCCCGCTCCCCCAGGCCGTCGCCGGCGACATCGCCTGCGTCGCCAAGCTGGCCCGGGCCGAGACCGGCGACACCCTCTCCTCCCCCGCCCGGCCGCTGCGCATGGAGCCCTGGCTCATGCCCGACCCGCTGCTGCCGGTGGCCATCCAGGCGCACAGCAAGGCGGACGAGGACAAGCTGTCGCAGGGCCTGTCCCGGCTGGTCGCCGAGGATCCCACGATGCGGCTGGAGCACAACCGCCACACCCACCAGGTCGTCCTCTGGTGCCTCGGTGAGGCCCACCGGGACGTGGCGCTGGAGCGGCTGCGTTCCCGCTACGGCGTCCAGGTCGACGTGGTGCCGCACCGGGTGGAGCTGCGGGAGACGTTCGGCGGGAAGGCGGCCGGGCGCGGCCGGCACGTCAAGCAGTCGGGCGGCCACGGCCAGTTCGCGATCTGCGAGATCGAGGTGGAGCCGCTGCCCGGCGGTTCGGGCATCGAGTTCGTGGACAAGGTGGTCGGCGGGGCGGTGCCGCGGCAGTTCATCCCCTCCGTGGAGAAGGGGGTGCGGGCGCAGGCGGTGAAGGGCGTCGTGGCCGGCTGTCCGCTGGTGGACGTCCGGGTGACCCTCCTCGACGGCAAGGCGCACTCGGTGGACTCGTCCGACGCGGCGTTCCAGACGGCCGGCGCCCTCGCCCTCCGCGAGGCGGCCGCCGCGGCCCGGGTGCACCTGCTGGAACCGGTCGCGGAGGTACGGGTGCTGGTCGCCGACGAGTTCGTGGGCCCGGTGATGAGCGACCTGTCCGGGCGGCGCGGCCGGGTGGTGGGCACCGAGCAGTCGCCGGGCGGCCGGACGCTGATCCGCGCGGAGGTGCCCGAGCTGGAGATCGGCCGGTACGCGGTGGACCTGCGCTCGCTGTCGCACGGCACGGGGCGGTTCAGCCGCTCGTACGCCCGGCACGAGCCGATGCCGCAACAGGTCGCCGAGCGGGTACGCGAACAGCAGCAGAACGGCGCATAG